TCGAGGTGGCCGAGCATCACCGCGGGCGCGCCACGCGGCAGCAGGTTCGCGTACGGCAGCAGATCGGATCTCTTCAGCTCGGCCAACGCCGGCGTGCGCACCAGGCCCTCGTGCGAGTCACCTTCGGCGCGGCCGTGGCCGGGGAAGTGCTTGAGCACCGGGAGCACGCCGGACTCGGCCAGTCCGTCGGCGAAAGCACCCGCGTAGCGCGTCGCCACGGCGGGGTCGGGGCTGTAGGACCGGTCCCCGATCACCTCGCCCGCGGGTCCGTCGCTGAGATCGGCGACCGGAGCCAGGTTGATCGTCACCCCGCGGTCCTTCAGCTTCCGGCCGCGGTCGGCGCCGAGGGCGCGGACCTGCTCCGGCGTCGAGGTGGCCGCGAGTTCGCGGGCGCTCGGCAGGTCGCCGTCGAGATCGTCGATCCGCTGGACCCGGCCGCCCTCGTCATCCACCGCGACCAGCAGCGGATGCTTCGACGCGGCGTGCACCGGGTTCAGGCGGCTGCCGCTGAGCAGGCGCGTGGCGCTGCCGCCGACGAAGATGCCGCCCACGTGGTCGTCGCGGACCACCTCGATCGCGTTGGTCTCGTCGGCGGGGTTCACGCCGACCATCAGCAACTGCGCGAGCTGGTCGCGTTCGCTGAGCCCGGCGGCGAGGTCGGCACAGGCCGGTCCGGTGGGCGCCTCCGTGGTGGCCGGGCTCTCGGGTGAGACGGCCGCGCGCGGAGCGGTCGCCGACGGGGTTTCCGCTGGTGGGCGCGCGGGCGCCGGGGTCTGCACCGCCGCCACGATGACCGCGCACACCGCCGCTCCCGCCGTCAGCGAGAGCAGCCCAGCTCGGGTACCAGCACGTGTCATTTGCGGACCAGTGTATTTCCCTCGTATCCGCCGCTGTATGCCAGCCGTTTGGCGTAGCAGTCGTCCTTGTCGATGCCCTGGTCGACGCACCAGCCGTTGGCGGCCTCACCGGTGGCGAACCGCTCCGGCACCACGGTGATCCAGAAATCGGGATGCTTGAAACTGCGGAAATCGCCGGACCACAGCAGCAGCGCGCCGGGATAGCTTTGCTTGTTCGCCAGGTAGTCCTGCCAGATCCGGCGGTGGTCGAAGGTTTCCCCGCGCACCACCAGTCCCGGCTGCTTCGCCGAAAGCTGCGGCACCCAGTACCCGACCAGTGCCGAAACCGCGTCGCGGTCCACCACGAGCTGCCGTTGCAGCAGGGACAACGCCGTTTCCGCCGGGGCCTCGGTCACCGTGGTCGTCGACGGCGCCCTCGGCGGCACGGTGTAGGTCGGCACGGTCACCGTGGGCGCCAGGTAAACCGGGTATTCCTCGGGCGCGCCCACCACCACGTCCGGGCGCGCCTGCCGGACGAGCACCACGGTCAATGCCACGAGCAGCCCGATCACCAGCGTGATCACCACCGCGGTCAGCGATTTCATCCCGGCCGTCCAACCCGTTTCATACGGTGGCGGCGCGGCACGCGGGAATTGCCAGTTCTGTTGTTGTTCAGGACGCATACGAGAGAAGTCGGCACTACAGAACCGGTGTTACGACACCGGGAATCCGCGGAAGGGAACTATTTCCAACTACGCCAGCGGCAGGTTCTCCGAGCGGAAAACGCGGTTGTCCGCGGTGACCGCGAAGACCTCGCAGCCCGGTTGCGCGGCCGCCCATTCGGGGCCGTCGGCGCCCATGGCGAAGGCGGCGGTGGCGGTGGTGTCGGCGATGGTGAGCGTGTCGGCGACCACGGTGACGCTCTTCAGGCCGGTCGCCGGTGCACCGGTGCGGCCGTCGAAGATGTGGTTGCCGCGTTCGTAACGACCCGAGGTGGCCACCGCGGCGTCCTCCACGGACAGCACCGCGCACAGCTGGTCGATCCGCTCGGGATGCCGCACGCCGACCCGCCACGGCCCGCCGGCCGCGACCACGTCCCCACCGGCGTTGACGCAGAACCGCCGCGCGCCCGCGTCCATCAGCGTCTCGGCCGCCCGCTGCACCGCCCAGCCCTTGACCACCGCGCACGGGTCGACCCCGCGCCCCGGCAGGCGGACGCTGAACGCGCCACCGCTGCGCTCCTCGTACCGGCGGCACACCGCCAGCACCTCGATGAAGTCGTCGCTCAGCTCGGCCGGGGTCAGCTCGGCGCGGTTGAGCCTGCTCACCTCACTGTCCTCGCGGAACGGGCTGAACCGCGCGTCGACCTCCCGCAGCCAGTCGAAGGCGTGGTCCACCGCCGGCCCGAGCGGGCTGGTGGTGGCGCGGATGTCGATCGAGATCGGGAAGCCCATGATGTGCTCGACCCGTCGTGGATTGTCCAGCATCAGGAACCCTTCCCGTCGAGAGCCGCCTGCAGCGACTCGGCATAGGCTTCACTGGTCATCGTCGCCCCCGACACCGTGTCGATGTCCGCGCTCTGAGCGGTCAGCGCTTCCTCCCGCAACCTGGGCAACGCCTGCTCGGTCGGATTGGTGTCCGGCGCCCGCAGCACCCGCACGTCCGTTATCGAACCATTGGTCAGCACCACCTGCACCTGCACGATGCCGTGACGTCCGGCGGTGACCTCGGTGCCGGTCAGCGTCCGGCTGTCCGCGCCCGGCTGGGCCGGTGCCGGTGCCGGGGCCTCGGCCTGCGCCACCACGGCGGTCTCGGTGTGCGGGGTCGGTTCGTACTGCCACAGCCAGATGAAACCACCGGCGGTGAGCAGAAGCACGGGAATGGTCTTCTTCATCTCTCTCCTCAACCGGCCAGGCTGAACCGCTCGGCGTGCACCTGCGCCGCGGGCAGCCCCAGCTCCTTCAGGCCGCGCACGGCCGCTTTGGTCATTCCCGGCGGCCCGCAGACGAACACGTCCCGGTCGGCGACGTCGGGCACCAGCCCGGCCAGGTTCCGCGGCCCGAGCACCGGCCCGTTCGGACCGTCCTGATCGGACGGACCGGTGAGCAGGCGCAGCACCGCGCCCCTGGTGCGGGCGATCGCGGTCAGCTCGGCCATCAGCACCGCGTCGGTTTCCGAGCGGACGCGGTAGAGCAGCACCACGTGCCCGCTGATCTCCTCGAGCAGCGCGCGGATCGGCGTGATGCCGACCCCGCCCGCGATCAGCAGCGCGTTGCCGCGGGTCTGGTGTGCGGTGGTGAACGCGCCGTACGGCCCCTCGGCGAACACGCGCGTCCCCGGCCGCAGGCCGCGCAGCCCGGCGCTGCCCCGCCCCACCGCCTTGACGGTCAGCCGCAGCGAACGGCCGTCGGGCGCGGCGGACAGCGAGAACGGGTTCGCCTGCCACCACCGGTCACGGCTGAGGAAGCGCCACAGGAAGAACTGGCCCGCCCGCACCGGCAGCTCGTCCAGCTTCTCGCCGGTGATGTACACCGACACCACGTCCGGCGATTCCGGGACCACCGCGGACACCCGGAACCTGTGCTTGAGGTTGCGTCGCAGCGGCAGCACCACCCGCCCGGCGGCCACCGCGCCGAGCGCGACGCCCCACAGCGTCCACCAGTACGCCCGCGCCGGCGCGGAGTCCACAAAGGTCTCCCCGACCGCGACCTGGTGGCCGAAGGCGAGCACCACGGCGAGATAGGTGTACAGGTGCGTGAAGTGCCAGGTCTCGTAGGCGAGCCGCCGCCGCGCGTACCGGGCGGACAGGCCGCCGACCACCAGGATCAGCACCAGCGCGACCACCGCGCGCAGCACGTCCTCCATGGTGGTGATCAGCGTGCCGAGCTGGTCGATCGGCCCGGTGTTCTCGACCGCGGCGTAGCCGAACACGATGAACACCGCGTGCCCGGTCAGCGTCCACACCAGGCCGAAGCCGAGCAGGCGGTGCCACGAGGTCAGCCGGTCCATGCCGAGCCTGCGGTCCACCCAGGGCAACCGGGCGACGAGCAGCAGCTGGAAGGCCATCAGCAGGGCGCCGTAGAGGCCGGTGAGCCTGCCGAGCGAGACGAGCGCGTTGCTCGACGGCCCCGACGCGGCGAACAACGCGGTGACCACCACGACGTTCGCGGCGAACAGGGTGGACAGCACGATCCTGGCGGCGGTGCGCGGGCGGACGGCGGGGGCGGCGAGCCCGGCACTGGTGACTTCGGCCATGAGCCCAGCCTGTGCGGCGAAGCTGAGCCCTTCCTATCCGCCACCTGTCGAGATCCTGTCGGTCGCCCGCCGCACCACCCCCGCGCCTCGCCTCCGGCGGCGGCTTGGCGCACCATGGCACCGTGAGCACGGTGAGCACGAACAACCCGGTGAAGCTGCTGGTCGTCGACGACGAGCCGCATATCGCCGACCTGGTGGCGACGGTGGCGAAGTACGAGGGCTGGCAGGCGGTCACCGCGGGCAGCGGCGAGGCCGCGCTGCGGGAGGCCTCGGCCTTCCACCCCGACATCGTGGTGCTGGACATCATGCTGCCCGATCTCAACGGCTTCACCGTGCTGGACCGGCTGCGCGAATCCGGCACGATGGTGCCGGTGGTCTTCCTCACCGCCAAGGACGGCACCGCCGACCGGATCGCCGGGCTGACCAGGGGCGGGGACGACTACCTCGTCAAGCCGTTCTCGGTCGAGGAGCTGATGGCGCGGCTGCGCGCGGTGCTCCGCCGCAGCACCGGCCCGGCCTGGCAGCACTCGGTGCTGCGGGTGGCCGACCTGAGCCTGGACGAGGACACCCGCGAGGTCCGCCGCGGCGACCGGCTGGTCACCCTCACCCCCACCGAGTACGAACTGCTGCGTTACCTGATGCGCCGCTCGCCCGGCGTGCTGACCAAGGCCCAGATCCTGGACCACGTCTGGGAGTACGACTTCGGCGGCAAGTCCAATGTGGTCGAACTGGTCATCTCGCACCTGCGGCGCAAGCTCGACACCGAGGCCGAACCGCTGATCCACACCGTGCGCGGCGTGGGGTACGTGGTCCGCCAGGCAGCGAGGTGACCCGCTGGCTCGGCGCGTGGAACCGCCTCCGCCTCGGCACCCGGCTCGCCTTCGCGCTGGCCGCGCTCTCCCTGGTCGTGTTCGCCGTCGTCGGCGCGCTCACCGTCGGCATCATGCGGGACTACCTGCGTGACCGGCTCGACGACCAGCTGACCTCCAGCCAGCTCGACGAGAGCGAAAAGCTGCGCAAGTACCCGGCGAAGGACCCGACGCCGTTCTACTCGTGGTATTCGGTGGCCTTCGAGGTGCGCGACGGGGTCGCCACGCCGAAGCCGGAGGACCGGCTGCCGCAGGACGTCGAGGACCTGGCCGGGGTCGCGCTGGCGGCCACCGACACCGAGGTCATCCGGACCGTGCACCTGCGCGGGGAGGGCGACTTCCGGGTGCGGGCCTGCCCGATCGACCCGGCCACCGGGACCGTGCTGGTCAGCGCCGCGCCCGAGGCCGAACTGGACAGCACGGTGCAGCAGCTGATCGCGGTCGAGGTGGCCACCTTCAGCCTGGCGCTGGCGATCCTGGTGATCACCGGCCGGATCGTGCTGCGCCGGGGCCTGCGCCCGCTCAGCGACATGGCCGGCACCGCGCACGACATCACCACGCGCGACCTCACCGACTCCCCCGACCTCCCGGTCCGCGCGACCGGCACCGGCGGCGGGGTCGAAGTCGACGAGCTGCGGACCGCGCTGAACACCATGCTCGCGCACATCGACTCGTCGCTGGGCGCGCGGACCGCGGCCGAGCAACGGCTGCGCCGGTTCATCGCGGACGCGTCGCACGAGCTGCGCACGCCGCTGACCTCGATCCGCGGGTACGCCGACCTGTTCCAGTACGCGGCTGCCAACGAACCGGCCGAGCGCGAGGCGCACCTGGCGAAGCTGCGGCAGGAGGCGGCCAGGATGAGCCTGCTGCTCGACGATCTGCTGCTGCTCGCCAGGCTCGACGACGCCGAGGTCGAAGCGCCGTTGCGAGGCGAGGAGCTGGACCTGGTCGAGCTGGTCACCGCGGCCGGCGACGCCTTCCGCGTGGCGCACACCGGCCACGAGCTGACCGTGGACACCGATCCGGGCCCGATCCGGCTGTTCGCCGACCCGCTGCGGTTGCGGCAGGTGCTGGACAACCTGCTCACCAACGCCGCCGTGCACACCCCGCCGGGCACTGTGGTGACACTCGTGGCGCGGGCGACCGCCGCCGAGGCGGTGCTGGAGGTGGCCGACACCGGCCCCGGCATCCCGGCCGACGACCAGGCCCGCATCTTCGACCGGTTCTACCGGGTCGACCGCTCGCGGGCCAGGGAACGCGGCGGCAGCGGGCTGGGCCTGTCCGTGGTGCACTCACTGGTCACCGCGCACGGCGGTACGGTGACACTGGCCAGCGCACCGGGCGGCACGCGGTTCACCGTCCGCCTGCCCCGCACCAGGAACGAGGAAGCCCGTTGATCGACCCGTCCGACGAGCTGCGCGCGTTCTGGGCCGAGCGGCACTTCCCGACGCTGACCACGCTGCGCGCCGACGGGCTGCCGCACGTGGTGCCGGTGGGCGTGACCGTGGACGAGGAGTTCGCGATCGCCAGGGTGATCACCTTCCGCGCGAGCGTGAAGGCACGCAACGTCCGGCCGGGCGACGTGCCGGCCGCGGTCAGCCAGGCCGACGGGCGCCGGTGGTCCACTTTGGAGGGACGGGCGCGGCTGCTCGAGGACCCCGATTCGGTGCGGGACGCGGAGGACCGCTACGCCGTGCGGTACCAGCGGCAGCCGCGGCCGAAACCCGATCGGGTGGTCATCGAGATCCGGCTGACCCGGCGCCTCGGCATGCGGTGAGTCGCCGCCGGCGTCAGGAGCCGAACATCAGGCGCCATTCCTCCAGCGAGCGCGGCCGGTAGACGAAGTTGTCCCGGCGGACGTCGGCCAGTGGTGACGAGGGCGCCGCCGAGTACTGGTGTCCCGGGTAGACGACCGGGTTGCCGGACAGCCCGGCCAGCCACTGCAGGCTCCGGTACATCGCGTCCGCGTCGCCGCCGGGGAAGTCGGTGCGGCCGCAGCCTTCGAGGAACAGCGTGTCCCCGGAGACCAGGCGGTCGTCGCCGACCAGGAAGCACTGGCTGCCCGGGGTGTGCCCCGGCGTGTGCAGCAGCCGGACCGGGACCGAGCCGATCTCCAGCAGGTCGTCGTGGTCGTGACCGACCAGGTCCGAATCGGACACGCCGGTGACCCGCTTGACCCAGTCCG
The genomic region above belongs to Amycolatopsis sp. YIM 10 and contains:
- a CDS encoding cell wall metabolism sensor histidine kinase WalK — its product is MTRWLGAWNRLRLGTRLAFALAALSLVVFAVVGALTVGIMRDYLRDRLDDQLTSSQLDESEKLRKYPAKDPTPFYSWYSVAFEVRDGVATPKPEDRLPQDVEDLAGVALAATDTEVIRTVHLRGEGDFRVRACPIDPATGTVLVSAAPEAELDSTVQQLIAVEVATFSLALAILVITGRIVLRRGLRPLSDMAGTAHDITTRDLTDSPDLPVRATGTGGGVEVDELRTALNTMLAHIDSSLGARTAAEQRLRRFIADASHELRTPLTSIRGYADLFQYAAANEPAEREAHLAKLRQEAARMSLLLDDLLLLARLDDAEVEAPLRGEELDLVELVTAAGDAFRVAHTGHELTVDTDPGPIRLFADPLRLRQVLDNLLTNAAVHTPPGTVVTLVARATAAEAVLEVADTGPGIPADDQARIFDRFYRVDRSRARERGGSGLGLSVVHSLVTAHGGTVTLASAPGGTRFTVRLPRTRNEEAR
- a CDS encoding glycoside hydrolase family 3 N-terminal domain-containing protein, translating into MTRAGTRAGLLSLTAGAAVCAVIVAAVQTPAPARPPAETPSATAPRAAVSPESPATTEAPTGPACADLAAGLSERDQLAQLLMVGVNPADETNAIEVVRDDHVGGIFVGGSATRLLSGSRLNPVHAASKHPLLVAVDDEGGRVQRIDDLDGDLPSARELAATSTPEQVRALGADRGRKLKDRGVTINLAPVADLSDGPAGEVIGDRSYSPDPAVATRYAGAFADGLAESGVLPVLKHFPGHGRAEGDSHEGLVRTPALAELKRSDLLPYANLLPRGAPAVMLGHLDVPGLTRGEAASVSPAAYRLLREDYGFDGVAMTDDLGAMRAITDRYGLPDAVLAALTAGADIALWSGHDAPGPVLTRLQKAKASGELPADRVAEALDRVLRLRTGCR
- a CDS encoding TIGR03618 family F420-dependent PPOX class oxidoreductase, producing MDPSDELRAFWAERHFPTLTTLRADGLPHVVPVGVTVDEEFAIARVITFRASVKARNVRPGDVPAAVSQADGRRWSTLEGRARLLEDPDSVRDAEDRYAVRYQRQPRPKPDRVVIEIRLTRRLGMR
- a CDS encoding ferric reductase-like transmembrane domain-containing protein, coding for MAEVTSAGLAAPAVRPRTAARIVLSTLFAANVVVVTALFAASGPSSNALVSLGRLTGLYGALLMAFQLLLVARLPWVDRRLGMDRLTSWHRLLGFGLVWTLTGHAVFIVFGYAAVENTGPIDQLGTLITTMEDVLRAVVALVLILVVGGLSARYARRRLAYETWHFTHLYTYLAVVLAFGHQVAVGETFVDSAPARAYWWTLWGVALGAVAAGRVVLPLRRNLKHRFRVSAVVPESPDVVSVYITGEKLDELPVRAGQFFLWRFLSRDRWWQANPFSLSAAPDGRSLRLTVKAVGRGSAGLRGLRPGTRVFAEGPYGAFTTAHQTRGNALLIAGGVGITPIRALLEEISGHVVLLYRVRSETDAVLMAELTAIARTRGAVLRLLTGPSDQDGPNGPVLGPRNLAGLVPDVADRDVFVCGPPGMTKAAVRGLKELGLPAAQVHAERFSLAG
- a CDS encoding FMN-binding protein, with the protein product MKKTIPVLLLTAGGFIWLWQYEPTPHTETAVVAQAEAPAPAPAQPGADSRTLTGTEVTAGRHGIVQVQVVLTNGSITDVRVLRAPDTNPTEQALPRLREEALTAQSADIDTVSGATMTSEAYAESLQAALDGKGS
- a CDS encoding response regulator transcription factor, whose product is MSTNNPVKLLVVDDEPHIADLVATVAKYEGWQAVTAGSGEAALREASAFHPDIVVLDIMLPDLNGFTVLDRLRESGTMVPVVFLTAKDGTADRIAGLTRGGDDYLVKPFSVEELMARLRAVLRRSTGPAWQHSVLRVADLSLDEDTREVRRGDRLVTLTPTEYELLRYLMRRSPGVLTKAQILDHVWEYDFGGKSNVVELVISHLRRKLDTEAEPLIHTVRGVGYVVRQAAR
- a CDS encoding MBL fold metallo-hydrolase, which codes for MSDRLYFRQLLSGRDFAVGDPVATQMVNFAYLIGDRETGEAMVVDPAYRVADLLDVLAADGMRLTGALVTHHHPDHVGGDMMGFSLPGLSDLLALSPVPVHVNADEADWVKRVTGVSDSDLVGHDHDDLLEIGSVPVRLLHTPGHTPGSQCFLVGDDRLVSGDTLFLEGCGRTDFPGGDADAMYRSLQWLAGLSGNPVVYPGHQYSAAPSSPLADVRRDNFVYRPRSLEEWRLMFGS
- a CDS encoding FAD:protein FMN transferase, translated to MLDNPRRVEHIMGFPISIDIRATTSPLGPAVDHAFDWLREVDARFSPFREDSEVSRLNRAELTPAELSDDFIEVLAVCRRYEERSGGAFSVRLPGRGVDPCAVVKGWAVQRAAETLMDAGARRFCVNAGGDVVAAGGPWRVGVRHPERIDQLCAVLSVEDAAVATSGRYERGNHIFDGRTGAPATGLKSVTVVADTLTIADTTATAAFAMGADGPEWAAAQPGCEVFAVTADNRVFRSENLPLA